The following proteins are encoded in a genomic region of Astatotilapia calliptera chromosome 22, fAstCal1.2, whole genome shotgun sequence:
- the LOC113014379 gene encoding uncharacterized protein LOC113014379: protein MSLQSEPQFPVLPRAQSLVQSSVPSSVQLLAQPTVAQSAARPVAKQFAVTTPPSLHLPIAAVSPPNLPPVAATLTSSPLPAAAVSTSSPSARPSVAAALPEGPALPEQEVSAPEGPAQSELEVSALTGLHVQHGLHVHVQHSLHVINHLLCFGITHWSCYVVGRRNCNVTSARSTAAYLNSFDATGSVVSHQSYFEAVIRPLAAHQSCHVASTRPVVGCLNCSATVAVHWFGHQNSFVATAWTVVGCYVAIAGIAIGPTDWLNFWTD from the coding sequence ATGTCACTACAGTCAGAACCTCAGTTTCCTGTGTTGCCACGAGCTCAGTCTCTAGTGCAGTCTTCTGTTCCGTCATCAGTTCAGCTGTTAGCACAGCCTACTGTAGCTCAGTCAGCCGCCCGGCCTGTAGCTAAGCAGTTTGCAGTAACCACACCACCATCACTTCACCTGCCTATTGCTGCTGTATCACCGCCCAATCTACCACCAGTGGCTGCTACACTAACATCATCTCCACTGCCTGCAGCTGCCGTATCAACATCATCACCATCGGCTCGACCATCTGTAGCTGCGGCGCTGCCGGAGGGACCCGCTCTGCCCGAGCAGGAGGTCAGCGCGCCGGAGGGACCCGCTCAATCGGAGttggaggtcagcgccctgactgGCCTGCACGTCCAGCACGGCCTGCACGTCCACGTCCAGCACAGCTTGCACGTCATAAACCACCTACTGTGCTTTGGCATTACTCATTGGAGCTGTTATGTGGTCGGCCGCCGGAATTGCAACGTCACCTCCGCCAGGTCCACGGCTGCCTACCTGAACAGTTTCGATGCCACTGGATCCGTGGTCAGCCATCAGAGCTACTTCGAGGCTGTCATCAGACCCCTGGCCGCCCACCAGAGCTGCCATGTTGCCTCCACCAGACCCGTGGTTGGCTGCCTGAACTGTTCTGCCACTGTTGCCGTCCATTGGTTCGGTCACCAGAATAGCTTTGTCGCCACCGCCTGGACTGTGGTTGGCTGTTATGTGGCCATCGCAGGGATTGCAATTGGACCTACGGACTGGTTGAACTTTTGGACTGATtga